In a single window of the Prochlorococcus marinus XMU1412 genome:
- a CDS encoding NAD(P)H-quinone oxidoreductase subunit N — protein MPNEIFTINLNAQAIIPEAFILLGIVGTLLVDLAGEKTASKWAPIICYLSIGSSIVSLALQWSNPVESAFLGSFNSDNLAIAFRAIISLSTLVSLLISWRYTEQSGSPIGEFAAIVLSATLGAMLLCGSTDLISVFISLETLSVASYLLSGYLKRDPRSSEAALKYLLVGSAAAAVYLYGSSFLYGLSGSTNLATIGLEIINKPSFITSLALVFVLSTVAFKIAAVPFHQWTPDVYEGSPTPVVAFLSVGSKTAGFAFAIRILSTTFSSFDEEWKLLFTILAILSMALGNVVALAQTSMKRMLAYSSIGQAGFVMIGIVSGTQDGLSAAVLYLAAYLFMNLGAFSCVILFSLRTGSDRILDYSGLYQKDPLITLGLSLCLLSLGGLPPMLGFFGKIYLFFAGWANHQYLLVIVGLVTSVISIYYYISVIKMMVVKEPMEASEIVKSYPEINWGIVGLPPLRIALYTCVAVTALGGILSNPLFKLANTAVSETPFLKDIIATANNIS, from the coding sequence GTGCCCAACGAAATCTTTACAATTAATCTAAATGCTCAAGCCATTATTCCAGAGGCTTTTATTTTATTAGGTATTGTTGGAACACTTCTTGTAGATTTAGCTGGAGAAAAAACTGCATCAAAATGGGCACCAATAATTTGCTATTTATCAATTGGCAGCTCTATTGTAAGTTTGGCATTGCAATGGAGCAATCCGGTAGAAAGCGCATTCCTTGGGTCCTTTAATTCAGATAATTTAGCAATCGCATTTAGAGCAATAATTTCTTTATCAACCTTAGTATCTTTACTTATAAGTTGGCGGTATACAGAACAAAGTGGTAGCCCAATTGGAGAGTTTGCCGCGATAGTTCTATCGGCCACTCTTGGAGCAATGCTTTTGTGTGGATCTACTGACCTTATTAGTGTATTTATATCTCTGGAAACTTTATCTGTAGCAAGTTACTTACTTTCTGGTTACCTCAAGAGAGATCCAAGAAGTTCAGAAGCGGCCTTAAAATACCTCCTTGTTGGATCAGCTGCTGCTGCTGTCTATTTGTATGGATCCTCTTTTCTTTATGGATTAAGTGGCTCAACAAACTTAGCAACAATAGGTTTAGAGATTATCAATAAGCCGTCCTTCATTACTTCACTAGCGCTTGTATTTGTCTTATCAACAGTTGCATTTAAAATTGCTGCTGTTCCCTTTCATCAATGGACTCCTGATGTATATGAGGGTTCACCTACACCTGTCGTAGCTTTTTTATCTGTTGGTTCAAAAACAGCGGGCTTTGCATTTGCGATAAGAATATTAAGCACAACTTTCTCTTCTTTTGACGAAGAATGGAAACTTTTATTTACCATTTTGGCCATATTAAGCATGGCTCTAGGAAATGTTGTAGCTCTAGCTCAAACATCCATGAAAAGGATGCTAGCTTACAGTTCTATTGGACAAGCCGGATTTGTAATGATTGGAATAGTATCTGGCACACAAGATGGTTTATCAGCAGCTGTTTTATATTTGGCTGCATATTTGTTTATGAATTTGGGTGCATTTTCTTGTGTAATACTTTTCTCTCTAAGAACTGGCTCTGACAGAATTCTTGATTACTCAGGACTTTACCAAAAAGATCCTCTCATTACATTAGGCTTAAGCCTTTGTCTTTTATCTCTTGGAGGTTTACCTCCAATGTTAGGATTTTTTGGGAAGATATACTTGTTCTTTGCAGGTTGGGCAAATCATCAATATCTATTAGTTATAGTTGGATTAGTAACTTCAGTTATATCTATTTATTACTACATTTCAGTAATAAAAATGATGGTAGTTAAAGAACCAATGGAAGCTTCTGAAATAGTCAAGTCATATCCTGAAATTAATTGGGGAATTGTAGGATTACCTCCCTTGAGAATTGCACTTTATACTTGTGTCGCAGTAACTGCTCTTGGAGGAATCCTGTCTAATCCTCTTTTTAAATTAGCTAATACAGCAGTTTCAGAAACTCCTTTCTTAAAAGATATTATTGCTACAGCAAACAATATTTCCTAG
- a CDS encoding transglycosylase domain-containing protein, translated as MQKIKFKSFVLIIPILIFSGISFYFFSLIFSTLKFDVSKNKKFRETKYSYVISSSDNKILSKLSRKFEIDNGYHEIPFFLQHSFISSEDKRFYKHSGIDLKSISRALIQNIRSGYVKEGGSTITQQVARLLFLNNDLSFQRKIKEIFISLILEFRYNKNQILKLYLNNIYLGSGAYGVDEAAQVYFGKFIEELTLSEIALITGLAPAPSIYSPYQNLELAIKNRNKVLESMYVDGYISLANKNKAIKEKIKLNYQKADNFLDDKLLINFILQETDKKIGSKNDYKFLRIKSSINKDWQEKGQKISRYAGPKELEFGLLSIESNTGLIRTMITSKNPSINEYNRVISSVRPLGSTFKIIPYAAALIEGIKLSDKFEDLPICWESYCPKNFSEDYRGSISLIESFKSSSNIVPISITKKIGLKNIINLANSFGLGYEQEFEEFPSLAIGSYGDNLLNITNAYSAINNNGQIQSPEIIEKIESFKKQPIWENKSISKKILNLNVNQKINKLLEKSVKEGTSKAASIKGKKIYGKTGTSDGNKDLWFIGSIDNLTTGIWIGYDDNKESELSSGNAAYLWKKFISEIFKIPTKK; from the coding sequence GTGCAAAAGATTAAATTCAAATCTTTTGTTTTAATAATTCCAATATTAATTTTTTCTGGAATATCTTTTTATTTTTTTAGTCTAATATTTAGTACGTTAAAATTTGACGTATCTAAAAATAAAAAGTTTCGGGAAACCAAATATTCTTATGTAATATCATCTTCTGATAATAAGATACTAAGCAAATTAAGCCGCAAATTTGAAATAGATAATGGTTATCATGAAATTCCATTTTTTCTTCAACATTCTTTTATATCTTCTGAGGATAAAAGATTTTATAAACATAGTGGAATAGATTTAAAAAGTATTTCTCGTGCCCTTATTCAAAATATTAGAAGTGGTTATGTTAAAGAGGGAGGAAGTACGATTACACAACAAGTTGCCAGATTACTTTTTCTAAATAATGATTTAAGTTTTCAAAGAAAAATCAAAGAAATATTTATATCACTCATACTTGAATTTAGATATAACAAAAATCAAATTTTAAAATTATATTTAAATAATATTTATCTAGGATCAGGAGCATACGGTGTAGACGAGGCTGCCCAAGTTTATTTTGGAAAATTTATAGAAGAATTGACATTATCAGAGATCGCATTAATTACAGGATTAGCTCCAGCTCCATCAATTTATTCTCCTTATCAAAATTTAGAACTAGCTATTAAAAATAGAAATAAAGTTCTTGAATCAATGTATGTTGATGGATATATTTCTCTTGCAAATAAGAATAAGGCTATTAAAGAAAAAATAAAATTAAATTATCAAAAAGCTGATAATTTTTTAGATGATAAATTACTAATAAACTTTATTCTTCAGGAAACAGATAAAAAAATTGGAAGTAAAAATGATTATAAGTTTTTAAGAATTAAATCTTCTATCAACAAAGATTGGCAAGAAAAAGGTCAAAAAATATCAAGATATGCAGGGCCTAAAGAACTTGAATTTGGACTATTGTCTATCGAATCAAACACAGGACTAATCAGGACAATGATAACCAGCAAAAATCCATCAATTAATGAATACAATAGAGTGATTTCATCTGTAAGACCTTTAGGTTCTACTTTTAAAATAATTCCTTATGCTGCTGCATTAATAGAAGGCATAAAATTAAGTGATAAATTTGAAGACTTACCAATATGCTGGGAAAGTTATTGCCCAAAAAATTTTTCAGAAGACTATAGAGGTTCAATATCTTTGATTGAATCATTTAAAAGTTCATCAAATATCGTTCCAATATCAATAACAAAAAAAATCGGCTTAAAAAATATTATTAATTTAGCGAATTCATTTGGACTAGGATATGAGCAAGAGTTTGAGGAATTCCCATCATTAGCTATTGGCTCCTACGGAGATAATCTTTTAAACATCACAAATGCATATTCTGCAATAAACAATAATGGGCAGATTCAAAGCCCTGAAATCATAGAAAAAATAGAATCATTTAAAAAACAACCTATTTGGGAAAACAAATCTATTTCCAAGAAAATATTAAATTTAAATGTAAATCAGAAAATAAATAAACTTCTTGAAAAATCTGTAAAAGAAGGCACTTCAAAAGCAGCCTCCATAAAAGGAAAGAAAATTTATGGAAAAACAGGGACATCTGATGGGAATAAAGATCTCTGGTTTATTGGTTCCATTGATAACCTTACGACAGGGATCTGGATAGGTTACGACGACAACAAAGAATCTGAATTATCTAGTGGAAATGCAGCTTATTTATGGAAAAAGTTTATATCTGAAATTTTTAAAATTCCAACTAAAAAATAA
- a CDS encoding biotin--[acetyl-CoA-carboxylase] ligase codes for MKVIGSASKTVFYLKKIQGQYPTWRLLYKIKCKSTENELTNLLGYSEIKKNQPVAIIAREQFSGVGQNSKTWVSPKGGIWLSAAYPIFSKEFACQIFNLSLGIKLCEMLRQENINVCLKWPNDIFFGSKKLIGFLPRVITRGKEIIYVRVGLGMNLLNYTPSEGISLSKVLQTKNINQHYWTAKVLKAFYDSIESNKKKEYVIKSANKFLTKSFLPSGYCPHTWKIKDIDSNGNLRIENETQLKVIRRF; via the coding sequence GTGAAAGTTATTGGATCTGCATCTAAGACAGTTTTTTACTTAAAAAAAATCCAGGGTCAATATCCAACATGGAGACTTCTTTACAAAATAAAATGTAAAAGTACCGAAAATGAGCTAACAAACTTGCTTGGATATTCTGAAATAAAGAAAAATCAGCCAGTAGCGATAATCGCAAGAGAACAGTTCTCAGGGGTTGGCCAAAACTCAAAAACTTGGGTTTCTCCAAAAGGCGGGATTTGGTTAAGTGCAGCTTACCCAATATTTTCAAAAGAATTTGCATGTCAAATATTTAATTTGTCTTTAGGTATTAAGTTATGTGAAATGCTTAGACAAGAGAATATAAATGTTTGTTTGAAATGGCCAAATGATATTTTTTTTGGTTCAAAAAAGTTGATTGGATTTTTACCAAGGGTGATAACAAGGGGCAAAGAAATTATCTATGTAAGAGTAGGACTTGGCATGAATCTTTTAAATTACACTCCATCGGAAGGTATTTCATTATCAAAAGTACTTCAAACCAAGAATATTAATCAACATTATTGGACAGCGAAAGTTCTTAAGGCTTTTTATGATTCAATTGAATCTAATAAGAAGAAAGAATATGTGATTAAATCTGCAAATAAGTTTCTTACTAAAAGTTTTTTACCTAGTGGTTATTGTCCTCATACATGGAAAATTAAAGATATTGATTCCAATGGGAATTTAAGAATTGAAAATGAAACTCAACTGAAGGTAATTAGAAGGTTTTGA
- a CDS encoding ABC transporter ATP-binding protein translates to MSKKVASLENISKTYGKEDLTVKALDSINLEIYKGDYLAVMGASGSGKSTAMNIIGCLDRPSEGIYKLNGIPVENLSDDELAEIRNQKLGFVFQQFHLLSDATALENVTLPMIYAGIDPEQRLERGKNALKKVGLSERMNNRPNQLSGGQQQRVAIARAIINNPAILLADEPTGALDSKTTEDVLDLFDKLHESGITIVLVTHEDEVANRAKKIAKFKDGRIVELKVN, encoded by the coding sequence ATGTCCAAGAAAGTCGCGAGTTTAGAAAATATATCTAAAACATATGGGAAAGAAGATCTAACTGTTAAAGCCTTAGACAGCATAAACTTAGAAATTTATAAAGGTGATTATTTAGCTGTAATGGGAGCTAGTGGCTCAGGCAAAAGTACAGCAATGAATATTATTGGATGTCTAGATAGACCATCAGAAGGTATTTATAAATTAAATGGAATTCCTGTTGAGAATTTATCTGATGATGAGCTCGCGGAAATACGTAACCAAAAATTAGGCTTCGTTTTTCAACAATTTCATCTTCTTTCAGACGCAACTGCTCTTGAAAATGTAACTTTGCCGATGATTTATGCTGGTATTGATCCTGAACAAAGATTAGAGCGAGGTAAGAATGCCTTAAAAAAAGTAGGCCTTTCAGAAAGAATGAATAATCGTCCAAACCAATTATCCGGAGGTCAACAACAACGAGTTGCTATTGCGAGGGCTATCATAAATAACCCTGCAATTTTGTTAGCAGACGAACCTACTGGAGCACTAGATTCAAAAACCACTGAAGATGTATTAGATCTTTTTGACAAGCTGCATGAATCTGGAATAACTATAGTTTTAGTTACCCATGAAGATGAAGTTGCAAATCGCGCAAAAAAAATAGCCAAATTTAAGGATGGAAGAATAGTTGAATTAAAAGTTAATTAA
- a CDS encoding 16S rRNA (cytosine(967)-C(5))-methyltransferase, with translation MSIGYLQRKAAWEILLKVSSGDFSDHALEKVLKNYQFNPLDIAFITELSFGCIRYRKFLDLWTDHTSKITHKKQPPKLRWLLHIGLYQLLKMDKIPFPAAISTTVEVAKKTDLNGLAGTVNAILRNASRKLEQKIFPELSSDRKERISYLESFPLWLVKDLYKWVGNREGENIIKAFNKKPSIDLRINQLKTNLDNFLKVLHENKIDAEIIKELHNGITLKSNPRSIKNLPGYSDGLWTIQDRSSQWIAPLLNPKEGEKILDACAAPGSKSTHLAELTNDNAEIIAVDRSAKRLKLLQSNLERLNLKSVNTLKADATSLIELNPNFISYFDKILLDAPCSGIGTLSRNPDSRWSLSKEKIKSLTLLQEKLLESIFPLLKKDGTLVYSTCTICPDENNLLIERFIEKNKVLKLVSQKTILPSLNYPGDGFYSAIISYKS, from the coding sequence GTGAGCATAGGTTATTTACAAAGAAAGGCAGCTTGGGAAATTTTATTAAAAGTTAGTTCTGGTGATTTTTCTGATCATGCTCTTGAAAAGGTTTTAAAAAATTATCAATTTAACCCTCTTGATATAGCTTTTATTACGGAATTATCTTTTGGATGCATAAGGTATAGAAAATTTCTTGATCTTTGGACGGATCATACATCAAAAATTACTCATAAAAAGCAACCTCCAAAGTTAAGATGGCTTCTACATATAGGTTTATATCAACTATTGAAAATGGATAAAATTCCATTTCCTGCTGCTATTTCTACCACTGTAGAAGTAGCTAAAAAAACAGATTTAAATGGTTTAGCGGGAACTGTGAATGCGATATTGAGAAATGCATCAAGAAAATTAGAACAAAAAATTTTTCCGGAATTATCTTCTGATAGAAAAGAACGAATTTCATATCTTGAATCATTTCCATTATGGCTTGTGAAGGATCTTTATAAATGGGTCGGCAATAGAGAGGGTGAAAATATCATTAAGGCATTTAATAAAAAACCATCAATTGATTTGAGAATTAACCAATTAAAAACTAATTTAGATAACTTTTTGAAAGTACTTCATGAAAATAAAATTGATGCTGAAATTATTAAAGAATTACATAATGGAATTACTTTAAAATCTAATCCAAGATCTATAAAAAATTTACCTGGATATAGTGATGGACTTTGGACAATTCAAGATAGATCTTCTCAGTGGATAGCACCTCTCTTAAATCCAAAAGAAGGTGAAAAAATTTTAGATGCTTGTGCAGCTCCAGGAAGTAAGTCTACCCACCTAGCAGAATTAACAAATGATAATGCTGAAATCATTGCCGTAGATAGATCAGCAAAAAGATTGAAATTACTGCAATCAAATTTAGAAAGGTTAAATTTGAAATCTGTTAATACTCTCAAGGCTGATGCTACGAGTTTGATTGAATTAAATCCAAATTTTATATCTTATTTTGATAAGATCTTATTAGATGCTCCATGTTCAGGCATTGGAACTCTTTCAAGGAATCCAGATTCTAGATGGTCTTTAAGTAAAGAAAAAATAAAATCTTTAACTTTATTACAGGAAAAACTTTTGGAGAGTATTTTTCCTCTTTTGAAAAAAGATGGCACTTTAGTTTATTCAACTTGTACTATTTGTCCCGATGAAAATAATCTATTAATTGAGAGATTTATTGAAAAAAACAAAGTTTTAAAATTGGTTAGCCAAAAGACAATTTTACCTAGCTTAAATTATCCAGGTGATGGATTTTATTCTGCAATAATTTCTTATAAATCTTAA
- the petP gene encoding cytochrome b6f subunit PetP: MAETKLLPKIGSKIKININKVKDRLPAKLIDQISSNPKAVITGYKMTDGRSIGITAKFQNGEQNWFFPEEIEKG; the protein is encoded by the coding sequence ATGGCTGAAACAAAATTATTACCCAAAATCGGTAGTAAAATCAAAATTAACATTAACAAAGTAAAAGATAGACTACCAGCTAAATTAATAGATCAAATATCCTCGAATCCTAAAGCCGTAATAACAGGCTATAAAATGACAGACGGCAGAAGTATTGGTATCACCGCAAAATTTCAGAATGGTGAGCAAAATTGGTTTTTCCCAGAAGAAATTGAGAAAGGTTAA
- the hisF gene encoding imidazole glycerol phosphate synthase subunit HisF — translation MVALRLIPCLDVAHGRVVKGVNFINLRDSGDPVELACRYSDEGADELVFLDIRASVENRNTLVELVSRTAKSVKIPFTVGGGIDSVSSINDLLRAGADKVSLNSSAVRNPNLISESSREFGTQCIVIAIDARRKVNKVDKWEVYVKGGRENTGIDVLSWAKKVEELGAGEILLTSMDGDGTQNGYDLNLTESVSNIVDIPVIASGGAGSLEDIFDVFKEGRASAALLASLLHDKKLTLKEIKTFLLEKKLPIRPYE, via the coding sequence ATGGTAGCTCTTCGTTTAATTCCTTGTTTAGATGTCGCACATGGCAGAGTGGTTAAAGGTGTAAATTTTATTAACTTGAGAGACTCAGGCGATCCTGTTGAATTAGCTTGTAGATATTCTGATGAAGGGGCAGATGAATTAGTGTTTTTAGATATTAGAGCAAGTGTGGAAAATAGGAATACATTGGTTGAACTTGTTTCTAGGACAGCAAAATCAGTGAAAATCCCTTTTACAGTAGGTGGAGGCATAGATTCTGTTTCTTCTATTAATGATCTTTTAAGAGCAGGAGCGGATAAAGTGAGTTTGAATTCTTCAGCCGTAAGAAATCCCAATTTAATTTCTGAAAGTTCTAGAGAATTTGGTACTCAATGCATCGTTATAGCAATTGATGCTCGAAGAAAAGTTAACAAGGTTGATAAGTGGGAGGTATATGTAAAAGGAGGGCGAGAAAATACTGGCATAGATGTACTAAGTTGGGCAAAGAAAGTTGAGGAATTAGGCGCGGGGGAAATATTGCTTACTTCAATGGATGGTGATGGAACACAGAACGGATATGATTTGAACTTGACAGAATCTGTTTCAAACATTGTTGATATCCCAGTAATTGCATCTGGAGGGGCAGGCTCTCTAGAGGATATCTTTGATGTTTTCAAAGAAGGCAGGGCATCAGCAGCACTTTTAGCATCATTACTTCATGATAAGAAACTTACTTTAAAAGAAATAAAAACTTTCCTCCTAGAAAAAAAACTTCCAATTAGACCATATGAATAA
- the chlG gene encoding chlorophyll synthase ChlG, producing MNDPKQLLGIKGASETSSIWKLRIQLMKPITWIPLIWGVICGAAASGNFEWTFSNVLASLACMLMSGPLLAGYTQTINDFFDKEIDAINEPNRPIPSGKISIKDVKIQIWVLLIAGLIVAFLLDLYAKHSFPSVLLLALGGSFVSYIYSAPPLKLKQNGWLGNYALGASYIALPWWAGQALFGKLTIVTAILTLAYSLSGLGIAVINDFKSVEGDSKLGLNSLPVVFGIKNASRISAGLIDIFQLAMVVVLVIIGQHLASVILVLLVIPQITFQDMWLLRDPLKFDVKYQASAQPFLITGMLVTALAIGHSFLVA from the coding sequence GTGAATGATCCAAAACAACTATTAGGAATTAAGGGTGCCTCTGAAACATCAAGTATATGGAAACTCCGTATACAGTTAATGAAACCAATAACGTGGATCCCTTTGATATGGGGAGTTATTTGTGGAGCAGCTGCAAGTGGGAATTTTGAATGGACATTTAGTAATGTTCTAGCTTCATTAGCATGTATGTTGATGAGTGGACCACTTCTGGCTGGTTATACCCAAACCATAAATGATTTTTTTGATAAAGAAATTGATGCAATTAATGAACCAAATAGACCCATTCCTTCTGGCAAAATTTCGATTAAAGATGTAAAAATACAAATCTGGGTATTACTTATAGCGGGTTTAATAGTTGCTTTTCTATTAGATTTATATGCTAAGCACAGCTTCCCCTCCGTCTTACTTTTGGCATTAGGAGGTTCCTTTGTTAGTTATATATATTCTGCTCCACCACTCAAATTAAAACAGAATGGTTGGCTTGGAAATTATGCATTAGGAGCATCTTATATAGCTTTACCTTGGTGGGCAGGACAAGCCTTGTTTGGGAAATTAACTATCGTAACGGCGATACTAACACTTGCTTATAGCCTCTCAGGACTTGGGATTGCAGTTATTAATGATTTCAAAAGTGTTGAAGGAGACTCAAAGCTAGGCTTAAATTCTCTACCAGTAGTATTTGGAATTAAAAATGCAAGTAGAATAAGTGCAGGACTGATTGACATTTTTCAATTAGCAATGGTTGTGGTATTAGTCATTATTGGTCAACATTTAGCCTCTGTAATTTTAGTTTTATTGGTAATTCCACAAATTACATTTCAAGATATGTGGTTACTAAGAGATCCTCTAAAGTTTGATGTCAAATATCAAGCAAGTGCCCAACCATTTCTTATAACTGGAATGTTAGTTACAGCTTTAGCGATAGGACATAGTTTTTTAGTTGCTTAA
- the ubiE gene encoding bifunctional demethylmenaquinone methyltransferase/2-methoxy-6-polyprenyl-1,4-benzoquinol methylase UbiE yields MKFTKTIEVKNIFNKISYKYDFLNNLLSFGLHKLWKRKLVNLLEPLNGEDWADLCCGTGDLAFLISEKVSPMGSITGIDSAEDILNIAKKKSELKKNKFIKWEIQDVLEINDYSKNFDGICMSYGLRNLNNVEEGLKKVFYLLKDKGRAGFLDFNHSTKSSLSNIFQKIYLRFIVVTISQLFNLGPEYAYIEKSIRNFPKKNELINIAKEVGFKKAQYRTILGGQMGILILTK; encoded by the coding sequence ATGAAATTTACAAAAACTATCGAAGTCAAAAATATATTTAATAAAATTTCTTATAAATATGACTTTTTAAATAATTTATTAAGTTTTGGGCTACACAAATTATGGAAAAGGAAATTAGTTAATCTATTGGAACCTTTAAATGGTGAAGATTGGGCTGATTTGTGCTGTGGAACTGGAGATTTAGCATTCTTAATTTCTGAGAAAGTTAGTCCAATGGGCTCAATTACTGGAATTGACAGTGCAGAAGATATCTTAAATATTGCTAAGAAAAAATCAGAATTAAAAAAAAATAAATTTATAAAGTGGGAAATTCAAGATGTATTAGAAATTAATGATTATTCAAAAAATTTTGATGGGATTTGCATGTCATATGGACTAAGAAACTTGAATAATGTTGAAGAAGGATTAAAAAAAGTTTTTTATCTTTTGAAGGATAAAGGAAGAGCAGGATTTTTAGATTTTAATCACTCAACAAAAAGTTCTTTATCTAATATTTTTCAGAAAATTTATTTGAGATTTATTGTAGTAACCATTTCGCAGCTTTTTAATTTAGGTCCAGAGTACGCATATATTGAAAAAAGTATTAGAAATTTTCCAAAGAAAAATGAGCTTATAAACATTGCTAAGGAAGTTGGATTTAAAAAAGCTCAATATAGGACTATTTTGGGCGGGCAAATGGGAATTCTAATTTTAACTAAATAA
- a CDS encoding DUF721 domain-containing protein codes for MDKNYLPIVNRRNPHPLKNCLDNFKKSWGDLDKLSQINENWKNLIGLELFQECKPLNIEKKILTIAVNHPQWRQALIYNKHKLKERIEKIGITLNEIKIIQNYEIKNKNIKATNAKIVWAKHPSRIHQNNMCICTLCNSPTPKGEIKRWGKCSFCWRKINN; via the coding sequence TTGGACAAAAATTATTTGCCAATAGTGAATAGAAGGAATCCACATCCATTAAAAAATTGTCTTGATAATTTCAAAAAATCATGGGGAGATTTAGATAAACTTTCTCAAATAAACGAAAACTGGAAGAACCTAATCGGTTTGGAACTATTTCAAGAATGCAAACCATTAAATATTGAAAAAAAAATACTTACTATTGCAGTAAATCATCCACAGTGGCGCCAAGCTTTAATCTATAACAAGCATAAATTAAAAGAGAGAATCGAGAAAATTGGAATAACTTTGAATGAAATAAAAATAATACAAAATTATGAAATTAAAAATAAAAATATCAAAGCTACTAATGCAAAGATAGTTTGGGCAAAGCATCCAAGCAGAATCCATCAAAATAATATGTGCATTTGTACTCTCTGTAATTCCCCTACTCCTAAGGGCGAAATCAAGCGATGGGGAAAGTGTTCTTTTTGTTGGAGAAAAATAAATAACTAA